A single Lacerta agilis isolate rLacAgi1 chromosome 10, rLacAgi1.pri, whole genome shotgun sequence DNA region contains:
- the TMEM60 gene encoding transmembrane protein 60, with product MRMSLAQRVLLTWLFTLLFLIMLVLKLDEKAPWNWFLIFIPVWIFDTILLVMIIVKMARRCKSGYDPRNGSRHLKKKAWYLVAMLLKLAFCLALCAKLEQLAEIKLAYVFIPFWVLLIGGIIELGYNIFYVRRE from the coding sequence ATGAGAATGTCCTTGGCACAGAGAGTGCTGCTCACATGGCTCTTCACATTGCTGTTCCTGATCATGTTAGTGTTGAAACTGGATGAAAAGGCACCATGGAACTGGTTTCTCATATTTATCCCAGTTTGGATATTTGATACTATCCTTCTAGTTATGATAATTGTAAAAATGGCTCGCCGTTGTAAGTCTGGCTATGACCCTCGAAATGGTTCCCGTCACCTCAAGAAGAAAGCTTGGTACCTTGTAGCAATGCTGCTTAAGTTGGCCTTCTGCCTCGCCCTCTGTGCAAAATTGGAACAACTTGCTGAAATAAAGCTAGCTTATGTCTTTATTCCCTTTTGGGTGTTGCTCATTGGAGGGATAATAGAACTTGGATACAACATCTTCTATGTACGAAGGGAATAA